The Candidatus Zixiibacteriota bacterium DNA segment ACTTTAATTTCGGCTTGGGACCGCATTCCATTCGGCCGATAATCAACCCGGAGTTCCTCACCGCTGCCGACAGTGGATTCCCCAACGCAGACGACACCTTCATGGTTCTGGGAACTACCATCAACGGCGATACGCGGGCTTATCCCTGGCACTCCCTGATCGGGATTGAAGTGGTCGATGATTCCTTTGACTCGGTGTACGTCGCGGCAACCTACTGACCACTCCAAGAAGAGGCTGTCGTGTACAGCCGCGAAATCGACGGTCAGGTCCTCACTTTTTCGGCCAGTGGATGGACTTACGACTTCCTGTTCGTGCTCTACGATTATGAGACCGAGACTATATGGTATCCATCTAATATCGGTGAAGCCGGTTTCGGGTGCTCCTGCGTGTTGTGGGGTGTGGCCGGTCAATTCGCCGGACGCATGATTCTCTCCGAGCAGTTTTTTAATGCGCCCTGGGACATCTGGCTGGCCGGACACCCGGATACCAAGATACTCGAAGGTGGCTTTGACGGTTGGTTCGGTGATACCCTTGACGCTGCCTATTACAAGCGCGGTCGGAGTCAAAATTCTCGGGAGTAGGCTTGAACATCTTCAGACCTGTCGGCTTCATAGGCTGAACATTCTCAAACCGGCCGAAGCCTACCAGCTTTCTCTGCCGTGACATCCGGTGTTGGTGCACTCACCGTTGGCCCAGACGCCCTGACCGGATGAAAAGCTGATCGTATTCTCACCATCGACATGCACCCATTTTTCAACGAGGTTGAGAGAGGCATCTACTGTGGTCGAGTGACACTGGTAACATTCGACATCCTTGTCCACAACGTGCTTTTCGTGTCGTCCGGATAAACGTGCCGGATGGGCTCCGAAGTCATGACAACTGCCGCATAGGTCTATGCCGGACTCGGTCCAGGGAGGAGACTGGCTGTTGTTGCCGCCCGGGAAATCTCCATGGCAGTAAGTGTCGGCGCAGCTTGAATCGTCGCGGCTCCACGTAGCGTTCGGCCCGGCGAGAGGTCCGAAAGTAACCTCGGCGATGCCGTCCGGTCCGAAATGCTCGGGATCGTCCCATGCAAGCGGCGTGACATGACACTCGGTACAACTAAATCCAACAGCCATAGGACCACCATCCAAATGAATCGTGTGGGCACCGACGGCCAATTGAGAGGTTGCTGTTTCGCCACTTATGCCCAACGGCGGAGCGCCCGTTTGGTTATCAGCGCCGCCGTGGCACAAAGTGCAAGTACCGGAACCACCACCGTGGCAACTACTACAGACTACCACGTCTCGCGTCAAGGTATCGATGATACCGTTCACATGCAGAGATGGATCGGTGATATTCAGCAGTGTGTCCACGACGGATGCATGGCAATCGCCGCATTTTAGCGAAGCAACCTCGACATGGAACTGGTGTTTCCAGCGCAAGTCGGAAGGTTGCGCACCGACATCGTGGCACGAACCGCAGGAGGCCGGGTCGGACGATGTCCAGACAGGCACATTGCCAACAATACCGCCGTTGAAGTTGCCATGACAATAGGTCTGCTCACAGGTCGCATTTACCCGGTCCCATATCGACTGATCACCGGCCGTGGCGCCCCAAGTGATCTCGGCCACCGAGTCGATTCCAAAATGATCCGGATCGACCGCCGCGGCCGGTGTCACATGACACTCATCGCATTCGATGGCACCGGCCAGCGTGCTGCTCTCGACGTGCGCGGTATGCGCCCCCACTGCAAGATCGGTCGTGGCCGTTTCCCCCTCGATACCCGAAGGTGGCGCGCCGGTTTGGTTGTCGTCGCCGCCGTGGCAATCTGTGCAATGGGCGGTGCCCTGTTCGTGGCATACGTTGCAGGCGTCGTGATCGAGTGTCAGCAGGTCGACCTCCCCGTTGACGTGCAGAGTAATATCGATAATGTTGCCCAGTCTGTCGGCCACGCGGGCATGGCAATCACCGCAGGTGAAACCGGCTGATGTAATATGAAACTCATGGATACCGCCGATCTTCCCTGGATCGACGCCGACGTCATGACATGAACCGCAGTCGGCCTGACCACCGGACGTCCAGACGGGAGCGTTGGAAGGGTCACCGCCTGAGAAACTACCATGGCAGTACGTTTGCTCGCAGGTGGCCGCAGCCCGACCCCACACCGATTGCCCGCCGGCGATTCCGCCGAAATTGATCTCGGCCACCGAATCAGCACCGAGATGGCCCAAATCCTGAACGTTGGTCGGAACGTTATGGCAGCTTCCACACTCGAATGCCGCCGCAATCTCACCGTCTTCGAGATGCGCGGTGTGCGCACCCACGGCCAGGTCGGTTGTCGCACTCTCTCCTTCAAGTCCGGTGGGCGGCGCGCCGGTGGCATTATCAACACCTCCATGACAGGCGGTACACGCATCAACACCGGCACCATGGCAAACATTGCAAACGGTGGTGTCCCTTGTCAGCGTATCGACGACTCCGTTGACATGCAGATTTAGATTCGTGATCTGTAGCGCGGTATCAATTACGGTGGCATGACACTCAACGCAACCAAGCCCAACCGTTCCGACATGAAAAGCGTGTTTCCAACCGAGGCGCTGCGGATTCGCGCCGTCATCGTGGCAACTTCCACACTCGGCCTGTCCGGTAGCTGTCCATAGCGGCGCGTTGCCGGCGTTGCCGCCTGAAAAATCACCATGGCAATAGGTGTTCCGGCAGGTCCGGCTCTCACGGTCCCACACGGCCGTCCCGGCATCGCTGATGCCGTGCCAGATTATTTCGGCGATCGAGTCAATCCCGAGATGTCCACTGTCGGATGCCACCACCGGCACCAGGTGGCAGGCGTCACAACTCACGGCGGTCGCAATATCCGACGCCGTCAGGTGCTCGGTGTGGGCGCCGACGGCAATCGTTGTGTCGTATATCTCCCCGTGCAGACCCGTCGGTGGCGCCCCGGTAGCGTTGTCTCGGCCTCCGTGACAGGTAACGCAGGCACCTTTCTCGATATGACAATCGATGCACGACACCTGCACCTCGCCACCGTCAAAGTCGGCACCATGACATTCTCGACAACTCTCTGAACTGCCGGCTGTCACTACGCGACCGTGAAAGTCAGACGAACTCTTGTCCATCCAGGCACCGGGATGGGTGCCGGGCAGTGTAGACGTGGTTTTTTGATCACTGCAACCGCACAAAAGTGTGATGCACACCATCAGCCAAAGGCCAAGTACCCAGGCTACATTCTTGCGGTAGTGGCCGGTTCTGAGCGAACGATGGAAAACCATATCAGTCATGGCAGTACCCACAGAAGCCAAGTCCGCGTTCGTCGGTGCTGGTGTGGCATTGATAGCAGAAATATCCGCGGTCATCATGCCACGGACCGTGTTCATCATCGAAGCGAGCCGATCCCGGATCGTGAATGGCCGCATCGGTTCCGCGCACACCATCGAAATCCGAATGACAACCGCCGCGAGCGCAGGTTGGGTCGTTCGAGTCGTGACAGGCGGCGCAGTTTTCAACATCGGCTCGGGCCGCTGCGCCATGTTCCATCGTCCACGACAACGTCGAATGTCTCAGCGGCATGCGACGTTCGCTTTCGTGGCAGCCGTTGCAGAAACTTCGTGTGTTGTGACATCGTCCGCACTCGGTCTGTCGGCTTTGCGCATCCAATCCGTGAGTAAAAAAGTAATTCAGATCGTGAATATGGCCGGTGAGGTTGTCACCACGGTGGCATTGCAAACAGGCCGTCTCATGCTGGTGACAGCCAACGCACCAACTGGTTTCGAGAGCGGCTCGATCACCGTGCCGGTGTCGCCAGTCGTCGGGATGTATGTCGGCCAAAGTGATTAGAGCGCCATGGCAGAGGGCGCAATCGTCGTCCGCCTTGGTGCCATTATGACATTCCATGCAGAGAGCCATCTTCGGCAGGTGGGCCTGGCTGGATCGCTCACTGGTTGAGACTCCGGCGTGACAGTAGGCACATGCCGTCCCGGCGCCGATATGCTTTGCATGATTAAACAGTATTGGACGTTCCGGGTTGACCAATTCCTCAGGCTCGTCCGGGTGTCGATGACATTGATAACAGTTTTCCTCGTCCTCAACATCGTGACAGGCGCTGCATTCGTCCATCGTGGGCAGGTTTTTGTCGCCGGCTTGTTGGCTGGATTCTATGTCTATGTGGCAGTCAGCGCACTCGATCTCCTGGTCGGTCACATGAAGATCGTGGGAGAACAACAGATCACTTTCCGGCACCACCAATCGCGCTTCGGGCACAATCCCCGCCGCCCAGACGATTCCGCAGGTTGTCGCAAGAGCCGCAAGAAAAATGTATACGTGTCTCATCAGATCAGTTTCCCCCTTCGGCACCAACGGCAAAGCCGCGGCTGAGGCGCAGGTATAGTCTGGTATCGTTGCTTTGAACCGCGTTGCGAAGAAGTTGCGCCTCTACCCTCAAATCGTAGCACCCCGCTACACGCCGCGATGCTCCGACACTGATGGCGTGGGCGTCACTGTGATCCTGCTGTTGCTCCTGAACACGATAGCGACCCAGTGAAGCGCTGCCGTATAGCGTCCAGCCGTGGACAGGATTGGACCTGATGGACCCACGCAATGAATTGTTGTCGCCACCTCGTCCGCTTTGATGAAACCAATCGACCCGCCAGACAGCGGTGGATAGCCCGACACCAAACCGCCAGGTCTCCGAGTCTTCAAACAGCCCGACCTGAAGTTGACTGTTCAGCCTCAGACGCCGGGGCAGCGACCGTTGTCCCGTCAGACGCAACTGACGCCACGAGCGCGCCTCTATCAGACTGAAAACCGAATTGGCTGACACCGATGGTTCGCGATAGAGATACTCCGCCGAGAACTGCCAGGGACGATTGCGATAGCCGGTGCGAAACAGGACGGTGGCGAAGCTCTCGTCGATCATGTTGCGAGCTAAGCGTCCATACATGCGAAATTGTCGCCATGAATAACTGCCGTCCAGGCCGAGGCGATGAAAGGATAACACTCCGTCGTTCTCACGCCGGTGCCAACTTAATCCCAGCGGCAAGGCAGCGATAGGTTTGTACGAGAGCCGCCCACCCATCACCAAGAAGTCTGCAAGTGAGCGAACGGTCTCCGGATCGAGCCGATCCACCGAACTACCAGCCAACAGTTCCAGCTTTGCCTTTCGATAGGGCCCTATTCGCAGCCGGACGCCGTCCAGCAAGTCACTTCCTGCACCGCTGAAGACAAACTGCCGTCCTACCGACAGCTCCGCGACTCTGCGCGGGGTCTGATAGCGTAAGTATGCATCATATACAAAGAACTGCGGATCATCGGGACCGGCATCAAGGATATCGGTCGTCCAGCGTGAGTATGTTTTGAACGCAATACTCCCATGGCGGCTGTCGTGTAAGCGCATCTGAGCCCGGAGCGACTGATACGGTCTGAAATGTTCACTACCGGCGGTTGTGCGTCCATAAAACTCAGTGGTAAGCGTTCCCTTCAGGCTGACCGCCGCCGTACTTTCTACCGGAAAGATAGCCGGAAGAATCGGCAGCAGCAGAAGACAAACCCACCTGGCGCCGTGCCGCCTACATGAACGTGTGACCTTCAGTTTCAACAACACCTCTCTTGTCACCACACAACATATCGATGCTACTCAGCTAACCTGCTATGAGATGCAACCGTGAGGTACTCGTTGTCAAGTTTTACTTGCATGGAACGCTGTCATGCGCATAGATCGTGGATCGTGCTCGATGAGCTATGGGTGCATGTGCGGATGTGGATTAGCTTCCCAGTCTGGACCGGCACTCCCGCAGATCGTCCGCAACTCGTTGGTCGTTCGGACGAATCCGCGCGGCTTGTTCAAGATTCTCCAAAGCAATCTTGAAATCACCCTTATTCATGTAAGCGACACCCAGGGTGTGTTGAGGCAGTGGGACAAACAAATAATCGGTGGCCCATCGATCGAACGGATCATTGAGAGGTGGGTTGGCGACGGCGTAGTTGGCCAGATCGATGGCGCGCTCGTTGTCCATATCACCGGCGGCTAAGACCCAGCCAAGAAGATTGTGGCTGTAGAACGAACTATCCCTGGCCAAGGCGCTTTCTGCGTAATCAATTGCCTGCCCGAACTCGCCCTGATAACTGTAAAGGTAACCAAGGTTGCGCCCGACAGTGACCGTGACGCTGTCCTGCCGGTAGGCCGCCTGTGCCCAGGGTAGAGCATCGTTGAATCTCCCTTGCAGATAGAACACTCTGGACAAATACAGTTTGGAGAACAACCGTGTCGAATCCTGCTGCAAAGCGCCACGAAGTGTCTGTTCGGCCGCATCGTAGTCATTCAAGTACGTCTGCATCCGGCCTATGCGGTCCAGGATCCAGAGCTTGTGAGGACTGTGGTTATTTGCTCGTTGGTAGTGCTTCAGGGCAAGATCGTATTGGCCTGTTTGACTAAAGTAATAGCTGACATTATTCAACAACTCAAATTGAGCATTTAGCGACGGACAACTGTCCAGAGCTGTTTGCAGCAATTCGCCCACCTGGTCGAACCGTTCGGAATAAACAAGAAGTTGCAATTGCTGCGAATATCGATTCTTGTCGCTGCCCACCATTGGTTCGTTTGCATAAACTTCTTCCGCCTGCGCCCAATCGCCGCGATAGATGGCGGCATCAAAAACGACGGCTCTGGCCCAATCGCTGATTGTCCGCTGTGCATCAGCCTCGATAG contains these protein-coding regions:
- a CDS encoding CxxxxCH/CxxCH domain-containing protein; translation: MTDMVFHRSLRTGHYRKNVAWVLGLWLMVCITLLCGCSDQKTTSTLPGTHPGAWMDKSSSDFHGRVVTAGSSESCRECHGADFDGGEVQVSCIDCHIEKGACVTCHGGRDNATGAPPTGLHGEIYDTTIAVGAHTEHLTASDIATAVSCDACHLVPVVASDSGHLGIDSIAEIIWHGISDAGTAVWDRESRTCRNTYCHGDFSGGNAGNAPLWTATGQAECGSCHDDGANPQRLGWKHAFHVGTVGLGCVECHATVIDTALQITNLNLHVNGVVDTLTRDTTVCNVCHGAGVDACTACHGGVDNATGAPPTGLEGESATTDLAVGAHTAHLEDGEIAAAFECGSCHNVPTNVQDLGHLGADSVAEINFGGIAGGQSVWGRAAATCEQTYCHGSFSGGDPSNAPVWTSGGQADCGSCHDVGVDPGKIGGIHEFHITSAGFTCGDCHARVADRLGNIIDITLHVNGEVDLLTLDHDACNVCHEQGTAHCTDCHGGDDNQTGAPPSGIEGETATTDLAVGAHTAHVESSTLAGAIECDECHVTPAAAVDPDHFGIDSVAEITWGATAGDQSIWDRVNATCEQTYCHGNFNGGIVGNVPVWTSSDPASCGSCHDVGAQPSDLRWKHQFHVEVASLKCGDCHASVVDTLLNITDPSLHVNGIIDTLTRDVVVCSSCHGGGSGTCTLCHGGADNQTGAPPLGISGETATSQLAVGAHTIHLDGGPMAVGFSCTECHVTPLAWDDPEHFGPDGIAEVTFGPLAGPNATWSRDDSSCADTYCHGDFPGGNNSQSPPWTESGIDLCGSCHDFGAHPARLSGRHEKHVVDKDVECYQCHSTTVDASLNLVEKWVHVDGENTISFSSGQGVWANGECTNTGCHGRESW